The following proteins are encoded in a genomic region of Bernardetia sp. MNP-M8:
- a CDS encoding ATP-dependent Clp protease adaptor ClpS, with protein MNQFSNSSKFSNNLSTNFYSNTETEVLEEVDTKTEEGHRLIVFNDEVNTFDHVIDTLVEVCQHSAPQAEQCTLIIHFKGKCSVKEGSWNDLVPMRNAICERGISAEVD; from the coding sequence ATGAATCAATTTTCAAATTCTTCTAAATTTTCCAATAATTTATCTACTAATTTTTATTCTAATACAGAAACAGAAGTTTTAGAAGAAGTAGACACAAAAACAGAGGAAGGTCATCGTTTAATTGTTTTTAATGATGAAGTAAATACGTTTGACCACGTTATCGATACTTTAGTTGAGGTTTGTCAGCATTCAGCACCACAAGCAGAACAATGTACACTTATTATTCATTTTAAGGGCAAATGTTCTGTAAAAGAAGGTTCTTGGAATGACCTCGTTCCGATGCGTAACGCAATTTGCGAACGTGGAATTTCGGCAGAAGTAGATTAA